The genomic DNA TGTCGATCCCTCAAACGACAGCTTCCAATATCGTAATCAGCCCGAGCTCGGCGTGTTCGAAACCGGCGGCGGTGTGCCTGCGACAGCCCCCACGTTTCTGCCGCCATTTGTCGACACGGGAGTCTTTCAGGCGAACAACAGCAATCTGTTTAATGTCGAATTTGCGACAGCCCTTGGTTCGTTCTACTCGCAAAACGAGTTTTTCTTCGCCGTCGTCGATCGCCCCGATCAATCCACGGTCGCATTCTCCGGAGCGTATTCGCAAGTGGGATACTTCTTGACCGGCGAGTCGCGGACCTATAACGGGAAGTACGGTGTGTTCGGCCGGGTGATTCCCAACAACAGCGTTGGTCGCGGTGGCGGTTGCGGGGCGTGGGAAATCGCAGGGCGTTGGTCCTATTTGGACCTCACCGACGATGACATTTTGGGCGGAACGTTGAACGATCTGACAGCCGGATTGAACTGGTATCTGAACCCCTATACCAAGTTCCAGTTCAACTACATCTACGCGATGTTGGACAATCCCATCTATGGCGACAGCCAAGCGGGACTCTACGCGATGCGTGCCCAAGTGGATTTCTAGTCGAAAGCGTATCCGATCGACGACCGCGGTCTGCGACGACGATCCCGGGTGTGGATGGTGGCGGGAGATTCGATCGTCTCGCGAAGCGCTCACTCGGACAACGGAACGTCCCGGAATCGACGATGGCAGGCGACGCAGTTCGCCTGGATGCGATTTACAAATGCCTGGCGCGCACGATGCGGAAGACCTGATCGGATCGCCGCTTCCAGACCTGCCGCGGCATCCCGGCTGTCGCGGATCGATTCCAAGAATGCCTCGGGCGATTGCCGCTCGATTTCTCCACGGAGCATTTCGGTGAAGTGTTCGCGTAGCAATAACGCTTCGTGTGCCGGATCGAGATCGGGATGCTTGGGAGAAGCCTTCCATGCGTCGGCGGCGAATTGCTTTAAATGATCGTGCGCGTGCTCGATGGCAATCATTTGTTCGACCATCGGCGGAGGGTCGACCTTCGACTTGTAATCGACTTCCAACGCGTCGAGGGTGGTGGAGGCGATTGGTTGAGCCGCGATCGCCGCGCGATAAAGACCTTGGTAATTGCGACTGGTTCCCGCCAGTTCCAGGATCGCCGTGGCGTCCGCGGCGGGGATCTGTCCCGCGGCGATACAGGCGACTGCGGCTGCCGCCGGACTGCGGTGTTTGCCGTGATGGCAATGGATGTAGATCGGACTCTCAAGAACGCGAACGGCTTTGGCCAATTCCTGCGTGCGCTCGGTCGAGATGCCGTTGTAACCGTGAGGCAAGTGAACGTAGCGCAAGCCGAACCGCTTCGCCATTTCGACATCCGGCTGGGCCCCATCGACGCTGATAATCGTCTTGATTCCCAGCGACTGCAGTTCCGCAAACGCCTGTTCGCCCTCCGGTAGCCCCCCCGAGATCACTTGGCTGCTGACTTGCACCGCGTTGGGTAGATGCTGGGTGGGAACACGGTGTGCAGCGATCGACGCATTGGTATCGGTAACGCTTTGCTGAGCAATGCTGAGCCTGGGGGGCATCGCTGCTGCCGACAAACATCCCCATAAGGTGAGTGCGACAATTCGCGTTAGCTTTCGATTCATGAGAAGTTCGCGTTGGCTGGGGGCGTTGCGTCGCTCGATCGGCAAACGGCTCATTATAGGCCTGTCGCAGTGCAAATGAAGGCAAACATGAATCGTCTGCAATTCTTTGCACGCGTCTGCAGAGGATTGCAGAATTCCCGCGCACACGCCGCGATGCGACAATCTGCCTCAGGTCGGTGGTAGAGAGAAAACCAAGGTATTTGCCCGGTCGAACCGCGTAGATCGGAACCTGCGTCGATTCATCCTCGATTGGCATACTCGTTGCTTTATCGCCAGCATGTATTCCGCACTACGTGCGTAGCGATTCCATCGCATGTTCTCCCGTCTTTCTTTCAAGCCTCGCGATTCAGGAAGACTCTGATGCACGATGCAACTTCGATCCTGTCGTCACAGGACGCTTCCAACGCCAAGGCTTCGGAGCGTTGCAGCCTCGACCGTTTGCGACATGCCATCGATCATGCGATCCATTACTTGCCAGCACAGGGACCGATCTCGATCTT from Rosistilla carotiformis includes the following:
- a CDS encoding protein-tyrosine phosphatase family protein, giving the protein MNRKLTRIVALTLWGCLSAAAMPPRLSIAQQSVTDTNASIAAHRVPTQHLPNAVQVSSQVISGGLPEGEQAFAELQSLGIKTIISVDGAQPDVEMAKRFGLRYVHLPHGYNGISTERTQELAKAVRVLESPIYIHCHHGKHRSPAAAAVACIAAGQIPAADATAILELAGTSRNYQGLYRAAIAAQPIASTTLDALEVDYKSKVDPPPMVEQMIAIEHAHDHLKQFAADAWKASPKHPDLDPAHEALLLREHFTEMLRGEIERQSPEAFLESIRDSRDAAAGLEAAIRSGLPHRARQAFVNRIQANCVACHRRFRDVPLSE